GAGTCGCTTTCGAATCCGAGGGCGGTGGAGACGATCCCCGAGGCCGCGGTGAACGCGGCGACGGCGACGCCGAAGGCGATGACGACGTGGCGGGGCTTGACCGCTCGTCCGGAGTTCTCTGTGGTCATGGCGTTGGCGAGGCTAGTTGCCGCGGGCGCCGTCGGCGGAATCGCGGCGCCTTGCTTGTAGGAACGCGCCGGCGACAACCGCTGACGCCCGGCCGGGGCGCAGCCCGGGCGGAGGATGTGCACGGCGTACCGCGTGGGGTCCGAACGAGTTCACGATCCGGAAACACTCGCGAAAAACGGTCGTCCTACCTTCTGAGGCCGTGGATGTCGCTCTCGTGCACTGGCCAGGGGACGAGGCGAGGCGGCACCGACTCCGCAACCGTGGAGTCGCCCGTCTCCTTCTCGTCGCGCCCGACGCGGAGCCCCCGGCGATCGACCATTCCCTCGAGGACTGGGTGCGGATGCCCGCGCCCGAGGTGGACGTGCGGGCCCGGGTCGAAGGTCTGCGCCAACGTTTCGCCGCCTTCGACACCCCTCACATCGACGAGGACGGTGTCGTCCGGTTCGGCGACGACTGGGTTGCGGTTCCCCCGGTCGAGGCGCGCCTCGTCGGTGCGATGATCGACCGCTACGGCGCCTGCGTGGGCCGTGACGTGCTCGCCGCGGCGGCCTGGCCCGAGGGGAGTCCGGGTCGCAATGCCCTCGATGTGCACATGGCCCGGCTGCGCAAGCGCCTCGCCACCGTGGAGCTGGCGATTCGAACCATCCGGTCCCGGGGCTACCTGCTCGAGTCCGCGGCCTGATCTGTCAGATTTCCGTCAGATAGCGGACGTACCTTCGTAACGGGCGGCGAATCGGAGCGAAACACGCCATACCTAGCGTCAGGTCGACGTCAGAGTTCGCATACCAAGGAGGGAAGGGCTCGTGAGACGCAAGCTTGCGATCGGTGCCACCGCATCGATTGTCACGATGTTCCTCCTGACGGTCCCCGCGGCCGCTCAGGAAGACGGAACAGACCTACAACCGATCATCGACAACATGTGGGTGTTCATCGCAGGGATCATGGTGTTCTTGATGCAGGCCGGTTTCGGCCTCGTCGAGGCCGGCATGACCAGGGCGAAGAACGTCGCCAACATCATGGCGAAGAACCTCGCTGACATGTCGATCGGTGTCATCGCCTTCTGGGCGGTGGGATTCGGTTTCGCGTACGGCGCGGACTCGGGCAACATCATCGGCACCGACGGTTTCTTCCTCTCGGGAGCCCCGATCGGTATCGACGGTGGCCTGTCGATCTGGACCGACTTCTTCTTCCAGGTCGTGTTCGCCGCCACCGCCGTGACGATCGCGTCGGGAGCCATGGCCGAGCGCACGAAGTTCAGCGGCTACCTGATCTTCTCCGCGCTGATGACGGCGTTCATCTACCCCGTCGTCGTCCACTGGTTCTGGGGCGGTGGTCTGATCGCCAAGATGGAGGTCGGCGACGCCGTCTTCAGTGACTTCGCCGGCTCCACGATCGTGCACTCGACCGGTGGCTGGGCGGCGCTCATGGGCGCCTACTTCCTCGGTCCACGTATCGGGAAGTACGACGAGAACGGCAACCCGCGGGCGATTCCGGGCCACAACATGGCCTACACCATCATCGGTGTGTTCATCCTCTGGTTCGGCTGGTTCGGGTTCAACCCCGGCTCTCAGCTGGGCATGGACGAGGTCGTCGCCCGTGCCGGTGTGACCACGCTGCTCGCGGCAGCCGCCGGTGGCCTCTCGGCCGGTGCGGTCGTGTGGTTGAAGACCGGACGTATGGAAGTCGGCATGGCCGGCAACGGCGTGCTCGCGGGCCTGGTGTCCATCACCGCCGGTACCGCGGCGATGAACACCATGGGAGCCTTCGTCACCGGTCTCATCGGTGGCGCGATCGTGGTGTTCGCCGTCCTGTTCATCGACCGGATCGGCATCGACGATCCCGTCGGCGCCATCTCCGTGCACGGCATCTGCGGCGTGTGGGGAACCCTCGCCGTCGGTCTGTTCGCGGTCTACGACGACGGCTTCCTGGGACGGGCCGAGGCCGGCCTCTTCTATGGTGGCGGTATCGAGCAGCTGCTCGTGCAGCTCTTCGGTGCGCTGATCGTGTTCGCCTTCGTGGTGGTCGCAGCCGGCATCGTCTTCTTCACGCTGAAGAAGCTCAACCTCCTGCGGGTCACCCCGGAAGAGGAGATGCAGGGTCTCGACGTCATGGAGCACGGCTCGCCGGGCTACAACAACGACACGGTCACCGTGGGCAGCCACGGCATCCCGGAGACCGCCCCCAACACCAAGCTGCGGCTCTAGGAGGACGAGATGTTGCACATGATCACAGCGATCATCAGACCCCACAATGTGGAGACCGTGAAGGACGCGCTGCGAGAGCAGGGAATCCAGGGCATGACGGTCACCGAGGTCAAGGGATACGGCCGCCAGGGCGGTCACACCGAGACCTACCGTGGTGCCGAGTACACCGTGGACTTCATGCCGAAGGCCAAGATCGAGATCCTCGCGGAGAGCGATCAGGCCGACCTGGTGGTCCAGACCATCTCCGACGCTGCCCGTTCAGGGAAGATCGGCGACGGAAAGATCTGGGTCACCTCCGTGGACCGCGCAGTGCGGATCCGCACCGGCGAGATGGGTTCCGAAGCCGTCTAGGTTCCGGATTCGATGCACAGCTGAACTGATGGTGTGGGGCGTCGCCTTCGGGCGGCGCCCCACCCGCGTCGAGGGAGGGGGTCCGGACCCGGGTCAGCCCTTCGCCTGGTTGGCGACGGCCGCCGCGGCCGCGGCGATCTCGTCGGGGTCGCCCAGGTACCGCTGCGTGATCGCCATCTCCGTGGCGGGGCGCATGTCGTCCCCGATCTCGTAGACGAGTGGCACGCCTGTCGGGATGTTCAGGTCCGCGATCTCGTCGTCGGCGATCCCGTCGAGGTGCTTGACCAGCGCCCGGAGGCTGTTGCCGTGGGCCACGACGAGCGGGGTTCGGCCGGCGTAGAGGTCGGGGACGATCGCGTCGTACCAGTACGGCAACATCCGCTCGACCACATCGGCGAGGCACTCCGCAGCGGGGACCTGTTCGGGAGCGAGAGTCGCGTAGCGCACATCGTCGTTGGGGTTGTGGGGGTTGTCGGCGGTGATGGGCGGCGGCGGTGTGTCGTAGCTGCGCCGCCACACATGGACCTGGTCCTCGCCGTAGCGGCGGGTGGTCTCGGCCTTGTCGAGTCCGGTGAGGTCGCCGTAGTGGCGCTCGTTGAGGCGCCAGTGGCGGTGTACCGGCAGCCAGGAGCGTCCCATCTCCGACAGGGCACGGTCCGCGGTACGGATCGCCCTGGTGAGCAGGGAGGTGTGGAGCACGCCGGGTTCGAGCCCCTCGGCGGCCATCAGGCGGCCCGCTTCGGCCGCCTCGGTGCGACCCTTGTCCGACAGGGGACAGTCGTACCAGCCGGTGAAGAGGTTCTGGAGGTTCCACGTGCTCTGGCCGTGGCGGAGCAGGACGAGTGTTGCCATGGCGCGAGAGTACTGCGCCGCCCGCGACGGCCAGGCGTTTCCCGCGGCGACAGAGGAGTTGAGGGAATAGCACTCAGGTTTGCTTCGTTGGTATGACTACGAAGCGGAGGACCGGCCCGAGCCCGTGGCTAGCCTTCGACACGACCCCCAGCGACCGCGATCCGCCGAGCAGAGAGGCGGGATCGCTCCGCACGCACAAGGAGAAGAAGGCACATGGCCAAGGCTGTCGGCATCGATCTCGGGACGACCAACTCGGTCGTCAGCGTTCTCGAAGGTGGCGATCCCGTGGTGATCGCCAACACCGAGGGTTCGCGCACCACCCCGTCGGTGGTCGCGTTCGCGAAGAACGGCGAGGTCCTCGTCGGTGAGGTCGCCAAGCGGCAGGCCATCACCAACCCGGATCGCACGATCCGCTCGGTGAAGCGGCACATGGGCACCAACTGGTCCATCGACATCGACGGCAAGGCGTACAACGCCCAGGAGATCTCGGCGCGCGTCCTCCAGAAGCTCAAGCGCGACGCCGAGGAGTACCTCGGCGACGAGGTCACCCAGGCCGTCGTCACGGTGCCCGCGTACTTCGACGACGCCCAGCGCACCGCCACCAAGGAGGCCGGTCAGGTGGCGGGCCTCGAGGTCCTGCGCATCATCAACGAGCCGACTGCGGCCGCTCTCGCCTACGGCCTCGACAAGGACGGCGAGGATCAGACCATCCTCGTGTTCGACCTCGGCGGCGGCACGTTCGACGTGTCGGTTCTCGAGATCGGCGACGGTGTGTTCGAGGTCAAGTCCACCTCCGGCGACACGAGCCTCGGTGGTGACGACTGGGACCAGGCGGTCATCGACTGGCTCGTCACGTCCTTCAAGGACGACCACGGCGTGGACCTGGGCCAGGACAACATGGCCCTCCAGCGCCTCAAGGAGTCAGCGGAGAAGGCCAAGATCGAACTGTCGGGCCAGCAGGAGGCCCACATCAACCTCCCGTTCATCACGGCCACCGACTCGGGTCCGCTGCACCTGGACTACCGACTCAGCCGTTCGAAGTTCCAGGAGATGACCCGGGACCTCCTCGACCGCTGTCGCAAGCCCTTCGAGGCGGCGATCAACGACGCCGGCTTGAAGGACGGTGGGCTGGACCACGTCATTCTCGTTGGCGGTTCCACCCGGATGCCCGCCGTGACCGACCTGGTCCGTGAGATGACCGGCAAGGACCCCCACAAGGGTGTCAACCCCGACGAGGTCGTGGCGGTCGGCGCCTCCATCCAGGCCGGAGTGCTCAAGGGCGAGGTCAAAGACGTCCTGCTCCTCGACGTGACCCCGCTGTCTCTCGGCATCGAGACCAAGGGCGGCATCATGACGAAGCTCATCGAGCGCAACACGACCATCCCGACCAAGCGGACCGAGACCTTCACCACGGCGTCGGACTCCCAGCCGTCGGTGGAGATCCACGTGCTCCAGGGTGAACGGGACATGGCCCAGTTCAACAAGACGCTCGGCAAGTTCCAGCTGGTGGACCTCCCGCCGGCTCCCCAGGGTGTCCCCCAGATCGAGGTCACCTTCGATATCGACGCCAACGGCATCGTGCACGTCGGCGCCCGGGACAAGGCCACCGGCAACGAGCAGTCCATCACCATCACCGGTCAGTCGTCGCTGTCCAAGGACCAGATCGACCAGATGGTCCGTGATGCCGAGGCCCATGCCGACGAGGACCACCGCCGCCGTGAGCTGGCCGAGGCCCGAAACCAGGCCGACGGGCTCGTCTATCAGACCGAGAAGCTCATCCGTGACCAGGGCGACGGTCTCTCCGAGGAGGAGAAGACCGAGGTCAACGACAAGATCGCGGCGGTCAAGACGGCCCTCGAAGGCGAGGACCTCGAGACACTGCGTGACGCCACGGAGTCGCTGATGGCCTCGAGCCAGCAGCTCGGTCAGCGTCTCTACGAGCAGGCCGGCCAGGCCGGTGCGGACTCCGAGACGGCCGCCGACGGCGAAGACGACATCGTCGATGCCGAAATCGTCGAGGACGAGGACGAGGACGAGGACGGTCACGACGAAGAGGCGTCGTCGTGACCGACCCGGCCCATACCGACCCGCACCCGGGGACCATCCCCGGTGAGGAACCCCACGAGCCCGCACCCGAAGAGCTCGTGGAGGACCTCCCCCCTGCCGAACACCACGACGCCGGCCCCGTCAGCCGGGCGGACTACGACGCGCTCGAAGCCGACCGGGACCAGTACCTCGAGGCGGTCCAGCGGCTCAAGGCGGAGTTCGCCAATCACCGCCGCCGTACCGACGAGCAGCGCGGTGAGATGATCGAACGTGCCGCCGCCGGTCTGGTGGAGAAGCTGCTTCCGGTGCTCGACGCGTGCGACGCCGCGCTCGCGCAGGGGACCGAGGCCGTGCAACCGGTGGCGTCCCTGCTCGAGACCGTTCTCGCAGGCGACGGGTTGGAGCGCATCGCCGAACCGGGCGAGAGCTTCGACCCGGAGCGCCACGAGGCGGTCGTTCACAGTGCGGGTGAATCCGACGCCGACGGTGCGCCCGTGGTCGCCGAGGTGTTGCGCGCCGGCTTCGCCTGGAAGGGTCGGGTCGTCCGCCCGGCGATGGTGCGCGTGGAAGGCTAGGAGTCGATGACCGAGGTCAAACGCGAGTGGCTCGAGACGGACTACTACGGCGTCCTCGGCGTGCCCGAGAGCGCCTCGGCCGCCGACATCACCCGCGCCTACCGTGACCTCGCCCGCAAGCTGCACCCCGACCGCAACCCCGACGATCCCGCCGCCGAAGAACGCTTCAAGGAGGTGTCGGGTGCCTATGACGTCCTCCACGACGCGGAGCGGCGCAAGGCCTACGACCAGGTCCGCAAGATGGGACCTGCGGCCGGTGGCTTCGGGCCGGGCCCCGGTGGCGCCGGCGGCTTCAGGCCGGGTCCCGGTGGCGCCGGCGGTTTCGACTTCAACTTCGAGGGTGGCGACCTCGGGGACCTCCTCGGCAGCGTCTTCGGTGGCGCCGGTGGCCGTAGCCGTGGCGGCGCCCGTCCGGGCCGCGATCAACAGGCCCAGATAAGTCTCGACTTCGACGAGGCCGTCCGCGGCGTGACCACGACCGTCGCACTCGGCGACGCGCGTGGGGGCGAACCGCGCCGCATCAAGGTGCGTATCCCTCCAGGGGTCACCGACGGTCAGCGGATCCGCCTACGCGGGAAGGGTGGACCCGGCACCGGCGGCGGACCGGCCGGCGATCTCTACGTCGTGGTGCGGGTGGCCGACCACGAGCTGTTCGGTCGCGACGGCGCGAACCTCACTGTCACGCTGCCGGTCACGTTCAGCGAGGCGGCACTCGGCGCCACGGTCGCGGTGCCGACGTTCGACGGAGGAACCGTGTCGGTGAAGATCCCACCGGGTACCCAGTCGGGGAGGGTCCTGCGGGTGCGGGGACGTGGCGTCGAGACCGATGGGCGCCGCGGAGACCTGCTCGTGACGGTCACCGTCGCGGTCCCCCAGAAGCTGAACTCCCGTCAGCGGAAGGCCCTCGAGGCTTTCGCCGAGACCATCGACGAGTCCCCCCGTGACCATCTCGAGAGGAGCTGAGCCGGTGGACGCACGAGACGAGAGGCCAGGCACCGCCGACCGCGCTGTCTACGTGATATCGGTCGCTGCGGAGCTGACCGGGGTCCACCCCCAGACCCTGCGCGTCTATGAACGGCGTGGTCTGGTGGAGCCCGCGCGCACCGACGGGATGAGCCGCCGCTACAGCGAGAGCGACATCGAGCGGGTCCGACGGATAACCGAGCTCACCGAGGAGGGACTCAACCTCGCGGGTGTGAAGCGCGTTCTGGAACTCGAGGCGGAGGTGACGGACCTGCGGGCCCGCCTGCGCGCCGCGGGCACTCCGGGCTCTTCCCGCCCGCCCACGTCGCCGACCGACCTGGTGCCGGTCGGCCAGGAGATCGTGGTCTGGCGACGCCGTCGGTCCAGCCGCTGAGCCTCCGGGGCCCCGCCTGTACCCAATCCTGAGGAATTGACGGCCGTTTCCTTGTGACGACGGCGTGCGCTGTGGACAATACAGACGAGACGCACCCACGGAACGGCGAGGCTGGACGGCGATGCGTGCCAGCGGGCGAGTTCAGGTGATGCCCCCGGTGTCGGTTCACCCGGCACGGGGGCATCGTCGTTTTCCTGTCGCTGCAGCGCTCGCGTCGGCCACCGGATCCCTTGGGGCTCGTGACCGCCGGGGCCACTAGGCTTCGCCCGTACCAACACTTCGGAGGGGAGTCAGCCGTGCCCGCGACCGTGGTCGTCGGAACCCAGTGGGGGGACGAGGGCAAAGGCAAGTTCACCGACCTGTTGTCAGGCGAGATGGCCTATGTGGTCCGCTATCAGGGAGGCCACAACGCCGGTCACACCATCGTCGTCGGTGAGGAGCGCTTCGCACTGCAGCTGATCCCGAGCGGCGTCCTCTATGGCCACATCACGCCCGTCATCGGCAACGGCGTGGTGGTCGACCCCCGGGTCCTCATCGCCGAGATCGACGGTCTGACCGAGCGGGGAATCGACTGCTCCAAGCTGAAGGTCTCCGGGAGCGCCCACCTGATCTTCCCGTACCACCAGGATCTCGACGTCGTCACCGAGCGGCACCTCGGCAAGAACAAGCTCGGCACGACCAAGCGCGGGATCGGTCCCGCCTACGCGGACAAGGCTTCCCGGATCGGCCTGCGGGTCCAGGACATGTTGGACGAGAAGATCTTCCGGGAGAAGCTCGATGTCGTCCTCCACGAGAAGAACCCTCTGCTCGCGAAGGTCTACAACCGCCTCGGGTACGAGCCGGAGGCGATCGTAGAGACCTATCTCGGTGAGTGTCTGCCGCGGCTGGCACCGCACATAGCCGACACCGTCGGGCTCGTCCACGATGCGCTCGAGGCGAACGAGAACGTGCTGCTCGAGGGTGCACAGGCGACCTTCCTGGATCTCGACCACGGCACCTACCCCTACGTGACGTCGTCGAATCCCGTCGCCGGCGGTGCGTGCACAGGTGCGGGCGTCGGCCCCCGTCTCATCGACCGGGTGATGGGGGTCACGAAGGCGTACACGACGAGGGTCGGATTCGGTCCGTTCCCCACGGAGTTGCACGACGCCGTCGCCGACCACCTCGTCGACGTGGGTCACGAGTACGGGACCAACACGAAGCGCCGGCGCCGGTGCGGCTGGCTGGACACCGTCATGATCCGCCATGCCGCGCGGGTGAATTCCCTGTCCGACATCGCCATCACCAAGCTGGACGTTCTCGACGATCTGGACACGTTGAAGGTGTGCGTCGCCTACCGGGTCGGCGGAAGAGAGGTCTCGGCCCTGCCGTACCACCAGTCAGACATCCACGGGGCCGAGCCCGTGTACGAGGAACTGCCGGGGTGGAAGACGTCGCTGTCCGACGTGCGTGAGCCCGGCGACCTCCCAGCCGCGGCCCGGGACTACCTTTCGCTCGTGCAGGAGGCGTCCGGGGTGCCGATCACCCTCGTCGGTGTCGGCCCGGGCCGGAGCCAGTACCTCGAATGGAGCTGAACGGGGACCGGGCCGCCGTGGTCCCCGATGTCCTGGCGGCGCGCTACGCGTCGCCGGAGATGACGGCCATCTGGTCGCCGCGGGGGAAGGTGGTTGCGGAGCGCCGCCTCTGGATCGCCGTGCTGCGCGCCCAGGCGGACCTCGGCCTGGCGGTACCCGACGGCGCGATCGAGGCCTACGAGGCCGTCGTCGACGAGGTGGACCTGGACTCGATCATGGAGCGCGAGCGCGTTCTGCGTCACGACGTCAAGGCACGCATCGAGGAGTTCTGCGACCTCGCCGGCCACCAGGTCATCCACCGCGGCATGACGTCGCGGGATCTCACCGAAAACATCGAACAGGTCCAGATACGTGATTCGGTGGACCTCGTGTTGGGCCGATCCGTGGCGCTCGCCTCGGTCCTCGCCGCCCGGGCGACCGAGTACGCCGACTTGAACCTCGCTGCGCGCACCCACAACGTGGCCGCACAGGTGACGACCTTCGGTCGGCGCATCGCCATGGCCCTCGAGGAACTGCTGGTGGCCCGCGAACGCCTCGTGTCCTGGCGCGGTCGGTGCAGGCTGCGCGGTCTCAAGGGAGCCGTCGGGACCCAACTCGACCTCGTGACGCTGTTCGACGGTGACGCCGCCCGAGCCATCGAACTCGAGGCCCGGGTGGCCGCCGAACTCGGCTTCGTGGACACCCTCGACGCACCCGGGCAGGTCTACCCGCGTTCGCTGGATCACGAGGTGGTGGGAGCGCTCGTCCAGATGGCCGCCGGTCCGGCGGACTTCGCCCGGACGCTGCGACTGATGGCGGGTCACGATCTGGCCGGCGAGGGATTCGGCGCGGGCCAGGTGGGGTCCTCGGCGATGCCGCACAAGATGAACGCCCGGTCCTCCGAACGCATCGGTGGTCTGCTCACCGTGCTGCGGGGATTCGAGGCGATGACCGCCGGTCTCGTCGGCGACCAGTGGAACGAGGGTGACGTGTCGTGCTCGGTCGTGCGGCGCGTGGCGCTGCCCGGGGCGTTCCTCGCCGCAGACGGACTCTTCGAGACGGCCCTCGTCGTCGCCTCGGACATGGCGCCGGTCGAAGCGGCGATCGCCGCGGAGCTCGACAAGATGTTGCCGTTCCTCGCGACGTCACGCTTGATGCTGGCTGCGACTGTGGCGGGACTCGGCCGTGAAGAGGCCCACGAGCTGGTCGGTTCGGCGGCCCGGGCGACCCTCGACGACGTCCGCCGGGGTGGGTCTTCGGCGGCGCTCGCGCAACGGCTCGGCGCAGACCCACGGTTCCCCCTGGACGTCGAGGCGACCGCGGCGACCATCGCCGACGCGGGCGATCAGACCGGTCGAGCGCGTGAGCAGGTCCGGTCGGTCACCGACCGGGTGGCCGGACTGGTGGCGGCCGCCCCGGAGATCGCGAGCTATAGGCCGACCGCCATCTTGTGATCGGCGTGCTGCCGACCGGTCAGCTTCCCCGGCGGATTCCGGCGTCCCGCAACGTCGCAGCCGGCACGCCCAGCTCCCGCCACGCGGCGTACGTGATGCCCTTGCGTTCGCTGTAGTTGGCGGCGGCGGAGATGAACCCGGCCTCGAGCTCGGAGAGATCCGGCTTGTTCTCGCTCGCCTCGAGTTCCTCGGTCAGATCCATCCGTTCCTGAATCAGGTTGAGCTTTGTCAGCTGGTCCGCATTGTCGATCTCCTCGGCGATCTTCGCGAGCCGTTTGTTGATCGATTCGGGCGTGCGGCGGCGTCCACGGCGGGGCTTGTGCGCCTCCAGAGCCTCGAGATAGGACCGTACGGCACGCCCTTCGGCGCGCCCCTGGGCCATTGCTGCCTTGTGTTCCGGGGTGAGCGAGGACGGGCCCCGCTTCGACTTTGCTGCGTTCATTGTGACCATCAAATCGCCGTTTGCCCGAAGATGCAACTCGCCAATTGGACCGGAAAGGACCGAGCTCATAGAAACCGTCGACGCCCGACCCATGACGGGTCGGGCGTCGACGACCATCAGGTCGGGAACAACTCAGGAGACGCGGGTCAGCGTGAACATGGCGACGGGGAAATCGAAGCCCCAGACATCCGGAGAAAGGTCCGCCGAACCACTGATACCCGGATGCATCGTGATGCGACCGTTCTCGGCCAGAGCGCTGTTGGACATTCCGGTGCCGGTCTCGCCGCCCGAGCACGGCGGCACGAGGTCGTCGAGATCCTCGGTGTTGACCTCGGTCCCGGCGTCGTAGGCCATGGCGTAGACGGTGACCGGGCGGTTCTTCAGGATGGGCAGCGGGATGTTGTCGATCCCGGTGAAGCCGTCGTTGGTGCACACGACCATCGCAACGGCCGAGAACTCACGGCCGAAGAAGCCGTCGGCATGGAACGAAGCGGTACGGCTCTCGCCCGGGAAGACCGGACCCTCGCCGTCGGCGCC
This region of Acidimicrobiales bacterium genomic DNA includes:
- a CDS encoding DnaJ C-terminal domain-containing protein, producing the protein MTEVKREWLETDYYGVLGVPESASAADITRAYRDLARKLHPDRNPDDPAAEERFKEVSGAYDVLHDAERRKAYDQVRKMGPAAGGFGPGPGGAGGFRPGPGGAGGFDFNFEGGDLGDLLGSVFGGAGGRSRGGARPGRDQQAQISLDFDEAVRGVTTTVALGDARGGEPRRIKVRIPPGVTDGQRIRLRGKGGPGTGGGPAGDLYVVVRVADHELFGRDGANLTVTLPVTFSEAALGATVAVPTFDGGTVSVKIPPGTQSGRVLRVRGRGVETDGRRGDLLVTVTVAVPQKLNSRQRKALEAFAETIDESPRDHLERS
- a CDS encoding ammonium transporter; the encoded protein is MRRKLAIGATASIVTMFLLTVPAAAQEDGTDLQPIIDNMWVFIAGIMVFLMQAGFGLVEAGMTRAKNVANIMAKNLADMSIGVIAFWAVGFGFAYGADSGNIIGTDGFFLSGAPIGIDGGLSIWTDFFFQVVFAATAVTIASGAMAERTKFSGYLIFSALMTAFIYPVVVHWFWGGGLIAKMEVGDAVFSDFAGSTIVHSTGGWAALMGAYFLGPRIGKYDENGNPRAIPGHNMAYTIIGVFILWFGWFGFNPGSQLGMDEVVARAGVTTLLAAAAGGLSAGAVVWLKTGRMEVGMAGNGVLAGLVSITAGTAAMNTMGAFVTGLIGGAIVVFAVLFIDRIGIDDPVGAISVHGICGVWGTLAVGLFAVYDDGFLGRAEAGLFYGGGIEQLLVQLFGALIVFAFVVVAAGIVFFTLKKLNLLRVTPEEEMQGLDVMEHGSPGYNNDTVTVGSHGIPETAPNTKLRL
- a CDS encoding nucleotide exchange factor GrpE, which codes for MTDPAHTDPHPGTIPGEEPHEPAPEELVEDLPPAEHHDAGPVSRADYDALEADRDQYLEAVQRLKAEFANHRRRTDEQRGEMIERAAAGLVEKLLPVLDACDAALAQGTEAVQPVASLLETVLAGDGLERIAEPGESFDPERHEAVVHSAGESDADGAPVVAEVLRAGFAWKGRVVRPAMVRVEG
- a CDS encoding helix-turn-helix transcriptional regulator; translated protein: MDARDERPGTADRAVYVISVAAELTGVHPQTLRVYERRGLVEPARTDGMSRRYSESDIERVRRITELTEEGLNLAGVKRVLELEAEVTDLRARLRAAGTPGSSRPPTSPTDLVPVGQEIVVWRRRRSSR
- a CDS encoding P-II family nitrogen regulator, which gives rise to MHMITAIIRPHNVETVKDALREQGIQGMTVTEVKGYGRQGGHTETYRGAEYTVDFMPKAKIEILAESDQADLVVQTISDAARSGKIGDGKIWVTSVDRAVRIRTGEMGSEAV
- the purB gene encoding adenylosuccinate lyase, producing MELNGDRAAVVPDVLAARYASPEMTAIWSPRGKVVAERRLWIAVLRAQADLGLAVPDGAIEAYEAVVDEVDLDSIMERERVLRHDVKARIEEFCDLAGHQVIHRGMTSRDLTENIEQVQIRDSVDLVLGRSVALASVLAARATEYADLNLAARTHNVAAQVTTFGRRIAMALEELLVARERLVSWRGRCRLRGLKGAVGTQLDLVTLFDGDAARAIELEARVAAELGFVDTLDAPGQVYPRSLDHEVVGALVQMAAGPADFARTLRLMAGHDLAGEGFGAGQVGSSAMPHKMNARSSERIGGLLTVLRGFEAMTAGLVGDQWNEGDVSCSVVRRVALPGAFLAADGLFETALVVASDMAPVEAAIAAELDKMLPFLATSRLMLAATVAGLGREEAHELVGSAARATLDDVRRGGSSAALAQRLGADPRFPLDVEATAATIADAGDQTGRAREQVRSVTDRVAGLVAAAPEIASYRPTAIL
- a CDS encoding adenylosuccinate synthase; the encoded protein is MPATVVVGTQWGDEGKGKFTDLLSGEMAYVVRYQGGHNAGHTIVVGEERFALQLIPSGVLYGHITPVIGNGVVVDPRVLIAEIDGLTERGIDCSKLKVSGSAHLIFPYHQDLDVVTERHLGKNKLGTTKRGIGPAYADKASRIGLRVQDMLDEKIFREKLDVVLHEKNPLLAKVYNRLGYEPEAIVETYLGECLPRLAPHIADTVGLVHDALEANENVLLEGAQATFLDLDHGTYPYVTSSNPVAGGACTGAGVGPRLIDRVMGVTKAYTTRVGFGPFPTELHDAVADHLVDVGHEYGTNTKRRRRCGWLDTVMIRHAARVNSLSDIAITKLDVLDDLDTLKVCVAYRVGGREVSALPYHQSDIHGAEPVYEELPGWKTSLSDVREPGDLPAAARDYLSLVQEASGVPITLVGVGPGRSQYLEWS
- the dnaK gene encoding molecular chaperone DnaK; protein product: MAKAVGIDLGTTNSVVSVLEGGDPVVIANTEGSRTTPSVVAFAKNGEVLVGEVAKRQAITNPDRTIRSVKRHMGTNWSIDIDGKAYNAQEISARVLQKLKRDAEEYLGDEVTQAVVTVPAYFDDAQRTATKEAGQVAGLEVLRIINEPTAAALAYGLDKDGEDQTILVFDLGGGTFDVSVLEIGDGVFEVKSTSGDTSLGGDDWDQAVIDWLVTSFKDDHGVDLGQDNMALQRLKESAEKAKIELSGQQEAHINLPFITATDSGPLHLDYRLSRSKFQEMTRDLLDRCRKPFEAAINDAGLKDGGLDHVILVGGSTRMPAVTDLVREMTGKDPHKGVNPDEVVAVGASIQAGVLKGEVKDVLLLDVTPLSLGIETKGGIMTKLIERNTTIPTKRTETFTTASDSQPSVEIHVLQGERDMAQFNKTLGKFQLVDLPPAPQGVPQIEVTFDIDANGIVHVGARDKATGNEQSITITGQSSLSKDQIDQMVRDAEAHADEDHRRRELAEARNQADGLVYQTEKLIRDQGDGLSEEEKTEVNDKIAAVKTALEGEDLETLRDATESLMASSQQLGQRLYEQAGQAGADSETAADGEDDIVDAEIVEDEDEDEDGHDEEASS
- the gpmA gene encoding 2,3-diphosphoglycerate-dependent phosphoglycerate mutase; its protein translation is MATLVLLRHGQSTWNLQNLFTGWYDCPLSDKGRTEAAEAGRLMAAEGLEPGVLHTSLLTRAIRTADRALSEMGRSWLPVHRHWRLNERHYGDLTGLDKAETTRRYGEDQVHVWRRSYDTPPPPITADNPHNPNDDVRYATLAPEQVPAAECLADVVERMLPYWYDAIVPDLYAGRTPLVVAHGNSLRALVKHLDGIADDEIADLNIPTGVPLVYEIGDDMRPATEMAITQRYLGDPDEIAAAAAAVANQAKG
- a CDS encoding winged helix-turn-helix domain-containing protein, producing MDVALVHWPGDEARRHRLRNRGVARLLLVAPDAEPPAIDHSLEDWVRMPAPEVDVRARVEGLRQRFAAFDTPHIDEDGVVRFGDDWVAVPPVEARLVGAMIDRYGACVGRDVLAAAAWPEGSPGRNALDVHMARLRKRLATVELAIRTIRSRGYLLESAA
- a CDS encoding spondin domain-containing protein, which produces MKKSIALIIAAIGVVALFATSVPTAGALFGSGPRYELTFTNLTEGQPMTPPVFAVDDEPLDLFGLYQFASPGLREIAENGNLAPLAGYLAADRGLEDSGIASGVGADGEGPVFPGESRTASFHADGFFGREFSAVAMVVCTNDGFTGIDNIPLPILKNRPVTVYAMAYDAGTEVNTEDLDDLVPPCSGGETGTGMSNSALAENGRITMHPGISGSADLSPDVWGFDFPVAMFTLTRVS